From Bacillus cereus group sp. RP43, the proteins below share one genomic window:
- a CDS encoding type IV secretion system protein VirB4 has translation MFAFKNKKSKKEKQKEIKKKKGYNPYLVARVQPQGGVSFKESYVQTGDGFATCIHIYDYPTEVNDFWLEQIMNMPNVITTLDVMSDDRKEVVESINKSMSEQSVRHDTAKDNIDRIDAKNEFLELEALYTDLKQGEVMKRIHIRIYVSARTLDELEKQVKEIMETLESYNFRGAVFLNEQEYEWDALVTSFDTQKNYVNRRKGKEIPAVSLAGGCPFHYSYLHDPYGTYYGTTKTKGNVIFDIFHKDKQRKSYNGVMVGKPGAGKSTLLKKKAVDYASKGHFIRIFDIVGEFEETVRDLNGKTIALDGSQGQINPLQVYKTAESEEVSFIQHLSKMTTFYRFIAPEAKDDEIKEYENLLRKLYIRMGLWNDKKGAINEITTRKPKEYPIFSDFLNFVRKELYQDVVSKKHHENLGDSRIHRLELIELNLMNLVEVYAQLFDGHSTIEDFKKEQVVSFSLRNISSSKAEVFQAQIFNVLNLLWDEMISNGAPQLRAFNKKQIAFEDVIRYFIIIDEAHHIINTRKESAHALQFLIKFSREDRKYFAGLLYASHTIRDFVPEGSSQEMIDEIKKLFELTQYKFIMQQDNNSLDMLRKVFAGQLSESEIAAIPHLPTGDVILSIGAVKNIHFHVEVTDEELMLFGGGA, from the coding sequence ATGTTTGCGTTCAAAAATAAAAAATCCAAAAAGGAAAAACAAAAAGAAATAAAAAAGAAGAAAGGTTACAATCCTTATTTAGTAGCTAGGGTTCAGCCGCAAGGGGGTGTAAGTTTTAAAGAAAGTTATGTGCAAACAGGTGATGGATTTGCTACTTGCATTCATATCTATGATTATCCAACAGAGGTAAATGATTTTTGGTTAGAACAAATTATGAATATGCCTAATGTGATTACAACACTAGATGTAATGAGTGATGACCGAAAAGAGGTCGTTGAATCCATTAATAAATCCATGAGTGAACAAAGTGTTCGTCATGATACAGCGAAAGATAATATAGATCGGATTGATGCGAAAAATGAATTCTTAGAGCTGGAAGCTCTTTATACGGACTTAAAACAAGGTGAAGTCATGAAGCGTATTCACATCCGTATCTATGTTTCCGCTAGAACATTAGATGAGTTAGAAAAACAAGTAAAAGAAATCATGGAAACATTAGAATCCTATAACTTTCGAGGAGCTGTCTTTTTAAATGAACAAGAGTATGAATGGGATGCACTTGTAACGAGCTTTGATACACAAAAAAATTATGTAAACCGAAGAAAAGGGAAAGAAATTCCGGCAGTCAGTTTGGCTGGTGGATGTCCATTTCACTATTCTTATTTGCACGATCCATACGGTACGTATTATGGAACAACGAAAACAAAAGGAAATGTTATTTTTGATATTTTTCATAAAGACAAACAAAGAAAGAGTTATAACGGTGTAATGGTTGGAAAGCCTGGTGCTGGAAAATCAACCTTACTCAAAAAGAAAGCCGTGGATTATGCAAGTAAAGGACATTTTATCCGTATTTTTGATATTGTAGGTGAATTTGAGGAAACAGTACGTGACTTGAATGGAAAAACAATTGCATTAGATGGATCACAAGGTCAAATTAACCCACTTCAAGTATATAAGACAGCAGAAAGTGAGGAAGTTAGTTTCATTCAGCATTTATCTAAAATGACAACTTTTTATCGCTTTATTGCACCAGAAGCAAAAGATGATGAAATTAAAGAGTATGAAAATTTGCTTCGAAAATTATATATTCGTATGGGATTATGGAATGATAAAAAGGGAGCAATAAATGAAATTACAACAAGAAAACCAAAAGAATATCCTATTTTCTCTGATTTTTTAAATTTTGTTCGTAAAGAGTTATATCAAGATGTAGTAAGTAAAAAGCACCATGAAAATTTAGGAGACAGTAGAATCCATCGTTTAGAATTAATTGAATTAAATCTTATGAATCTAGTAGAAGTGTATGCACAATTATTCGATGGGCATTCTACAATTGAAGATTTCAAGAAAGAACAAGTTGTATCTTTTTCTTTACGGAATATATCCAGTTCTAAAGCAGAAGTGTTTCAAGCGCAAATCTTTAATGTGTTAAATCTCCTATGGGATGAAATGATATCAAATGGTGCACCTCAATTAAGAGCCTTTAACAAAAAGCAAATTGCTTTTGAAGATGTCATTCGATATTTCATTATTATTGACGAAGCACATCATATAATTAACACACGAAAAGAAAGTGCTCACGCTTTACAATTTTTAATTAAATTTAGTCGAGAAGACCGAAAATATTTTGCAGGTCTTTTATATGCAAGTCATACGATCCGAGATTTTGTACCGGAAGGATCTTCACAAGAAATGATTGATGAAATCAAAAAGCTCTTTGAACTTACACAGTACAAATTCATCATGCAACAAGATAACAATAGTTTAGATATGTTACGAAAAGTATTTGCAGGACAGTTAAGTGAAAGTGAAATTGCAGCGATTCCACATTTGCCAACAGGGGATGTCATCTTAAGTATTGGGGCTGTAAAAAACATTCATTTTCATGTAGAAGTAACAGACGAAGAATTGATGTTATTCGGGGGAGGTGCTTAA